ATCGCGAGAGTCTAAAAGCAACTAATAGCGTCTACGTTTGTTCAGACTCTTTAGAAATGCTACCGAGTGTGTTTTGGAGGATCGGCCACAAGTGTGCAACAATTTTGAgagagtctgagcaacatagaGTAGTACGATAATGTTCATtaacttcacaattttcttGACTTCCTCGAAAACATGTcttaaactaaaactaaaagtcTCTTGACAAAGATCAAATGTATGCAATTGTAAATGCAACAACAAAATCCTTAATCCAAAATAGTCGAAACAAACGTGAACTATATAATCATACATGATACAACTAACGCGTTGAACAAATACGATATTGCAAAGGTGGGAAACACTTACATGGGTAAAGCGCGGTAATAGTTAACTCCACCAGTGAAACCAGTCTTCTCAAACTTGTTTGCATAGTAATCTAACTCTTCCTCAGAAAGCCACGATGAAAGGGCAACCGGAGCATCAGGAAGAGCTTCAAGACCTTTGCCTTTAGGAAAATAAAAAGGTGCAGTATCGCggaatgtcaatattttcttaagaaCAGACTTAGCACCAATTGGAGCAAATTCAGCTTCAATATCACCCGGTACCTGCAAGGTAAAAATCATAGTAAAGATCCCTATATCGAACACAAATGAAACGGATACAGAGATGAAAACAGAGAGAACCTGAAATCTCGAGATATAATGATCTTCCCCATATACAGCCTTTAGCCCCTCAACAGTATTCATATTTGGATTCCGCGGGAAAAAATGGACACTCGAATTCACCAAGGCTTTAACTTTATCTGGCCTAAAGAGACATAGATGCCAAGCAATTAACGCACCCCAGTCGTGTGCAACGACAAACACCTTTTCTTCATTAGGAGAAATGGCTTCAAGCAGTGCAACAACATCACCTACAAGGTGAAAAATACTGAACTTTGAAGGGTCGTTAAGGGGTGCACCAGTAGTATCTCCATAACCCCGTAAGTCAGGTGCAACAGCACGGTACCCACGTTCAGCTAAGTAGACCATTTGGTGGCGCCATGAGTACCTATTGCGGAATTTTCGGGATTAACTATCATAGAACCTTAAAATATGTCAACTCCTTTAACTATATACATATTAACCTTAGTTCATCGATATGAGACTGATGTCAGCAGTGGTGGAGCTACATTGTAGGAAGGGGGTTCATCCAAACCCTCTtcgatgaaaaattatattatttatatatggttaaaataattttatatagatatatagtagatgttgaacccCTTCAGCTATTTCATATATCTATTTATGCAGATTTTGAAcccctttattgaaaatcctGATGTGTATAATAAAAAGATGTgacatatattatattgtagTTAATTTAGAACATTGAGATCACAaacaataaatttttcaaaatttgagttGGAAATATGTAATAAAAACACTTATTCAGATgctaaatttgaaatatgtcGTAGTTTGAGTGTCGAAATTAATTTATTGGCAGGGATTGTTCATGTATTGCAACATAAGAATTAACGAGATTCAGGCAAGCCTAGTGAGACGAATTGTATAGTGCAAAATAATTCCAATTACAATTTTTCCTTCGTACGAAGTTTACAACACAATAATTTAACGAGATCCGTTCAAGATCAGTTCTCGAGGCAAAAGCAGAGAGAATTTTTCACTATGGATGAGCATACAATCcatattaatatacaaatcTCATGTAGTCCCTAATTAACACAAAATATCTTGTTAAAAGGACGACGAATGAGAAAGAACGTTTTATGGAAATTGTCATGAATACATTTATGAGTTTCTAAAAAGAATTTTGTTCTTCACAAAATGATTTCCCAAACTTATTAGAAAACAATAACATACCCAGTATAATCCTATAAAACAGGGGTCTAAAGAGCACAGTCTGTATACAGACTTTACCCttacttaaaaaattagaaagatgGTCTCCGACAGATCCTCGGTGCACCAAACCTACTagaaaacaacaacatacctagtaTAAAGTAGGGTCTACTAGAGCTTAGCACGTATACAGACTTTATCCTTTCTTAAAAGTTAAAGAGATGGTCTCCGACAAACCCTCAATTTACCAAACCTACTagaaaacaacaacatacacagtGTAATCTCATAAAATGAGATCTGAACAATGTACACTGTATGCATACTTTACTACTAACTCAAAGTTAGAGAGTTTGTGAGATCTGAACAATGTAGACTGTATGCAGATTTTATCACTACTTTATAGTTAGTTAGAGAAATTATTTCCGTCAGATCCTCGAGTCACTAAAACatactataaaatataatataatttagaatttacaaaattatttcaaaattgaagCAAATAATACCAGAGCTCAGGGAATCCATGGATGAAGAGGATTGTTGGGCCTTGGCCTAATTCTGCTATGTGCATATTTAAGCCATTTACAGCTACCATCTTGTGCTCTATCTTATCCATTTTTTATTCTATCTTTTTCTCTCTGTGTGTGATTTTATTAGCCTTGGTGTTGTTGACAAGTGTAAGCAATAGCCTGTTATAAATACAAGTAATTGCACCAAATTTCTGACACGTGTCAATTTGACAAATTTATCATTAGATTGTGTCCAGAGCGATAttttattaaacataaaaaatatcaacacGGATAAGTACAAGCAGAAAAAGGCTAAGCCTGATTTTACTAATCCTAAtgaagtatttaatttttactatCTAACTagtgtttatatatttaaattttacaaaacttttttgtgttatttttaacaattatgtataaataaattaatcactTAAAATATGTTAAGTAATCTCGATAAATTGTAAAAACTATAGAGATTtgttattattgaaattaatatgtattattaaaaaatatgatatattttatgtgattaattaaaacttaattaaatcaTGTAATTTGATAATAGATATTCTTGTTcattattgatttgatattcgatttataaaataataaataatgtattttctaattaattaaacaaatattattgaagataaatttttgatataataaaaaaagtaaaatttttccATACAAATCTAAATTAGTTTTTCGGGTGATCAAGTAAATCGGAGCAGCTGAAATTCTCGAAATTCGATCCACTTTGAATTCCTTAAGATTAATATATGGTATCTCCAACTCACTTTTCTTGCTCGGAATCATAATTACGGCGAGTCGGCCGGAGGAACGCCGGCGAGTTTTCCGGCAAGGAGAGCTCGACCCAGTTCTACTCTCAGTAATATACACAGGCCCATAAGTTGTTCGGCCGGAAACAGTACGCCGGCGGTGGAAGCTGCCGGAGTTGAGATCACCGGCGTTGGTATTTTTCCACTTTATGAAGAACAGAGCATTTTTCCACCATTTTTTCCGTGGCTatgttttttattcttcattGGTTCTTTCAAAATCTGCTGTTTAAACAGTAATTAGAATCCCAAATTATTgaatattgaaataaatttgattcaAATTGACTAAAATTGAACATTAGAAGTATGTATATTATAACTGCATACTCATTACTCattagttaaataaatattactaacTAGCGGATTCTGAATTTTAAGtttataagttttgaattttacgATAAAACAAGTTGATATGACTTTCGAGACCGATTCGctaaattttaagtttataaattttgaattttacgaTAAAACAATTTGATATGACTTTTGAGACAGATGATTTACAAATTTATTAATACATCATAAAGTTTGAATCAAAGTTATTGGCTTTATCGAAAAACTCGTAAGTTATATAGTAGTGATAGTAAATGTCACCCAGTACCTAAGGGCGGAGTTATGGCCTATTTTGATAAACTAGATATTTTATGTACATATTTCGTAAGATGGATACTCGTACTTTCAAAAGGCTAAACAATacctttttaacttatttaactaGACTAGAGAAACAAGGATCAATTCTATGTGTCGTAGATATTCTAGATCCGTCTTTATTCGAGAAAGGCAACAGAATATCAAgagaattaaatatattttcgagctatataaagattaaaattaaaaagaagagGGGATTTACCTGGAAATAATCGATTTGAGCGTCGAAGCCATAGTCGTCATCATTAAAATGTTGAGATTCTGCAATGGAGAAAATAGGGGACTTGtttgacattatttttttataattttaaatggaaAAAGGGGGGAAATGAGGCGATAAAAGGACGAGGACGAGAACATCGAGAAAGGAAATGGGAATTTAAATGGGGAGCGGGCTAGCCGTTTGTATTTGCAACTcctatttaattatttggatTTTTTAGTCCATTATGGA
This DNA window, taken from Solanum lycopersicum chromosome 5, SLM_r2.1, encodes the following:
- the LOC101268869 gene encoding alpha/beta hydrolase family protein is translated as MDKIEHKMVAVNGLNMHIAELGQGPTILFIHGFPELWYSWRHQMVYLAERGYRAVAPDLRGYGDTTGAPLNDPSKFSIFHLVGDVVALLEAISPNEEKVFVVAHDWGALIAWHLCLFRPDKVKALVNSSVHFFPRNPNMNTVEGLKAVYGEDHYISRFQVPGDIEAEFAPIGAKSVLKKILTFRDTAPFYFPKGKGLEALPDAPVALSSWLSEEELDYYANKFEKTGFTGGVNYYRALPINWELTAPWTGAQLKVPTKFIVGEFDLVYHIPGAKEYIHNGGFKNDVPLLEEVVVLEGAAHFVNQERPHEISKHIYDFIQNF